One genomic window of Caldivirga maquilingensis IC-167 includes the following:
- the rpsJ gene encoding 30S ribosomal protein S10: MPRIVRIRIWGTNTDSVDGLARDITGIAKKLGIKVRGPIPLPTRRLMVTVRRAPSGQGYHTYDHWEMRIHKRVVDMDADERALRQLMRLRIPEDVKVEIELIG; this comes from the coding sequence GTGCCTAGGATTGTGAGAATTAGGATTTGGGGGACTAACACTGATTCGGTTGATGGATTAGCTAGGGATATTACTGGGATAGCTAAGAAGCTTGGGATTAAAGTTAGGGGACCAATACCATTACCCACTAGGCGGCTTATGGTAACTGTGAGGAGGGCTCCAAGTGGTCAAGGTTACCATACTTATGATCATTGGGAAATGAGGATACATAAGAGGGTTGTGGACATGGATGCTGATGAGAGGGCCCTTAGGCAGTTAATGAGGCTTAGAATACCTGAGGATGTTAAGGTTGAGATTGAGTTAATAGGTTAA
- a CDS encoding ATP cone domain-containing protein, translated as MVTTVVKRDGTEEPFIVEKIVVSILKTGAPLDKAREIAKRIECNFINVDKVSAKDLTKAILTELRKANEEWYRNWIVFDRAVKRRATEKEIET; from the coding sequence ATGGTAACTACAGTGGTTAAAAGAGATGGTACTGAGGAACCCTTCATAGTGGAGAAGATTGTTGTTAGCATACTTAAAACTGGGGCTCCCTTGGATAAGGCTAGGGAAATAGCTAAACGGATTGAGTGTAATTTCATTAATGTTGATAAAGTATCAGCCAAGGATTTAACAAAGGCCATACTAACGGAGTTAAGAAAGGCTAATGAGGAGTGGTATAGGAATTGGATTGTTTTCGATAGGGCTGTTAAAAGGAGGGCAACTGAGAAGGAGATTGAGACCTAG
- a CDS encoding aspartyl protease family protein, with amino-acid sequence MPIVRINYAAQNTSPADALRMNGPVITIDVEPASVIWSFAQSRGIILNGAKTVPALIDTGALITAIDRSVLNQLGYPPYGTINLATAGGTVAVPIYLVKLVLFSNVPDPRARIILDNMTIASVDLSTQQYKALIGRDILRNVILIYDGVTGQITVTY; translated from the coding sequence ATGCCCATAGTAAGGATTAATTATGCAGCACAGAATACATCGCCTGCTGATGCACTTAGAATGAACGGGCCCGTAATAACCATAGACGTTGAACCAGCAAGTGTTATTTGGAGCTTCGCCCAAAGTAGGGGCATAATCCTTAATGGCGCAAAGACTGTACCCGCATTAATTGATACTGGAGCCTTAATAACTGCTATAGATAGGAGTGTGTTGAATCAACTTGGCTATCCACCGTATGGTACGATTAACCTAGCCACTGCAGGTGGTACGGTTGCTGTACCCATATATTTAGTTAAGCTTGTATTATTCTCGAATGTACCAGATCCGAGGGCTAGAATTATACTCGATAACATGACCATCGCCTCGGTTGACCTGTCAACGCAGCAGTATAAGGCGTTGATTGGCCGTGACATACTACGTAACGTCATCTTAATATATGATGGAGTGACAGGTCAAATAACGGTAACTTACTAA
- a CDS encoding class I SAM-dependent methyltransferase produces MEWVKEFFIRNAELYVRVLSSEAMLREGEDTAVKLSDYLSRRGLRNCKILDVGSGVGRVAIPLAKLGFKVIGIDISQDFINEAIKRATREGVNDNVVFLLGDARELSSVIRHYAPFNVTLFMFTTVIGYYDYETDLSILRQVHDVSGPGSLLIIDTVDKEYYINNAGKSIVNEIGDHLIIQRFKLDQELKNVKVYWSYYIRDKDKYTLKLITNTQLSLRIYSISELRELASRAGWNLIEAYSDIGETPYKPGGRLLAVFAYA; encoded by the coding sequence GTGGAGTGGGTTAAGGAATTCTTCATAAGGAACGCTGAACTTTACGTAAGGGTATTAAGCAGTGAAGCAATGTTAAGGGAAGGTGAGGATACTGCAGTTAAGCTTAGTGATTATTTAAGTAGAAGGGGGTTAAGGAACTGCAAGATACTGGATGTTGGAAGCGGAGTAGGGAGAGTGGCTATACCTCTAGCTAAGTTAGGCTTTAAAGTAATAGGTATAGATATATCACAAGACTTCATTAATGAAGCCATTAAGAGAGCCACCAGGGAGGGGGTTAATGATAATGTGGTTTTCCTACTGGGAGATGCCAGGGAATTAAGCAGTGTTATTAGGCATTACGCCCCCTTTAACGTTACCTTATTCATGTTCACAACAGTAATAGGTTACTATGATTATGAAACGGACCTCTCAATACTTAGGCAAGTACACGATGTTTCAGGGCCTGGTTCATTATTAATAATTGATACTGTTGATAAGGAGTATTACATTAATAATGCCGGTAAAAGCATTGTTAATGAGATTGGAGACCACTTAATCATACAAAGATTTAAACTAGATCAAGAATTAAAGAATGTTAAAGTATATTGGAGCTACTACATTAGGGACAAGGACAAGTACACCCTCAAACTCATCACTAATACTCAATTATCACTAAGAATATATTCAATAAGTGAGTTAAGGGAATTAGCCTCAAGAGCAGGCTGGAACCTTATTGAGGCGTACTCAGATATAGGTGAAACACCATATAAACCAGGGGGCAGGCTCCTCGCAGTATTCGCCTATGCTTAA